CGATTCGCGAAAGCGGCGGCCTTTGCCGCACGTGGCCGAGAGGATCTCGCAAAACGGGGCTATTCCCCGGACGGAGAAAAACGTCTGCGCCGATTTTCAACTTGGGAAGTGTGCAAATATCTGATCCCATTGGCTCCGGCCCATTTCCGGCGCGTGCTGAAAAAGAACCCGGATTTGCCCCAAGGTGTCGGTGAAGGCAATTCGAAGTGGTATTCGCTAGAAGATGTTCTGAAATTACGGACGTTTTTTGCCGCAGAAGGGTCCGCAGACAAAGAATACCTGCCTTGGCGTCCCAAAGGCCTGCCCGCCAAAGTGATCGCTGTCAGCAATTTCAAAGGCGGGACATCAAAAACGACCACCACCGCGCATTTGGCCATGTCTGCTGCGCTTGACGGATACAAAGTGCTGGTGATCGACCTTGATAGCCAAGGGTCACTGACATCGATCATGGGGGGCAAGGTGGACGATGAATGGTCCACGGCCTTTCCCTTGATTGCCAAGGATTACGCACAGGCGCTGCAGGCGGAAAACGCCGTTCGCGCCGCAGCTGGCGAGGCCCCCCTGCCCTTTGACGAAACGCTGACGGAATCGTTGCAAACCTCCGCGCGCGACATCATTCAATCCACCCATTGGCCCAATATTGATCTGTTGGGCGCGCAGCTGAATCTTTACTGGGCCGAGTTCCAAATTCCGGTTTGGCGGATGGGATTGCGCAGCTGGCCGTTATGGGATGCGTTGACCAATGCGTTGAGCAACGAAACCATTTTGGATGATTACGACATCATCTTTTTGGACACGCCACCGGCACTTGGATATTTAACCATTAACGCATTGGCCGCTGCGGATATCTTGCTGGTACCGTTGGGGGCAAGTTTCTTGGAATTCGACTCTACGGGGCGGTTTTTTGACATGTTGTACTCGACCTTTGCCAGTGTCGAAGATGGCGAAAACGCCGCGCGACGTCGGTCAGGGCTGCCAGAGGTTAAGTTCGAATGGGACGCTGTTCGGGCCTTGATCACGCGATTTGACGCCAGTCAGCAGACCGATTTGGCCAATGTTATTCAGGCCTATTTTGGTGATTTTACCACAACCTATCGTCAGGAAATGACCGCAATGGTGGGTCAGGCTGGCGAGCAGGTAAATGGTATCTATGAGGCGGATTACAGAGAATTTAATCGTGACACCTATGTCAGGGGGCGTGAAACATTTGATCGCACTTGGGCCGAGGTCAAAGAGATCGTACTGGGCACATGGTGGCGTGATCTGAAGATGCAAGAAGAGGATGGTTCAAATGGCTAAGCGGAGAAAGCTAGAGACCCCAAGCGCTGACGATTTAAACCGGATCGAAGAGGAGTTTCGCCGCGAAACCACAAGCCGGGGCATGGTGGCACCGATCACCCAGGTGGCGGCTGATAGCGCAGCGCATCTGGAAACCGGATCGGTGGAGGATCGTGCTGAACAGGCACGTCACAAGCAGGATTCCGAACGCTTGAAACAGGCGCAGACGGACGGGCTTTTGATGACGGAAATCCCACTGGACGTCATCAATGCGGATGCGATGATCCGGGATCGTAGCCTGCTCGACGAAGGCGAAATGCAAGAGCTGTGCACCTCTATTGCGGCCCAAGGGTTGCGATTGCCGATTGAGGTGTTTGAGCTGCCGGAAAACGCAGGCAGTGAGACGCAATTTGGGCTGGTGTCGGGCTATCGTCGGCTGATGGCGTTTCGTATGTTGCTGGACCTGTCGGGGCAGTCGAAATATCAAACCATTCGCGCGATTATTCGCCCTCGAAAAGAGGCGGATGAATCCTTTGCGGCGATGGTTGAGGAAAACGAAATTCGCGCCAATCTGAGCCATTTTGAACGCGGACGCATTGCTGTGATTGCCGCCCAGCAGGGCGCGTTTGTCAACACCGAGGCGGCGATCAACACCTTGTTTGCCAGCGCATCAAAGGCAAAACGATCCAAGGTGCGGTCCTTTGCGATGATTTTTGAAGAGCTTGGGGATTTGTTAAGCTATCCTGAGGCGTTGACCGAAAAACGCGGATTGCGGTTGGCGGCGGCGTTGCGGATTGGGGCGGAATCTGAGCTGAGAGAAGCATTGGCCCGAGAGGCAGAAGACCCGGAAAATGAATGGGCGTTGGTTGAGCCGGCCGTTCTGAAAACCGAATTACAGCCCAAAGTTAACAGCCGGGGAGGGCGGCCATCACGGCCCAAATCCAGCCCGGTCAAGTGGCAGAAATCATCGCCTTTGCGGACCAGTTCAGGGATCACCATCCGGCGCGGAGAGGACGCAGATGGCCATGTTCTGCGCCTGGAAGGGCAGGGTTTGAGCGCTGATTTGATGGAAAGCCTGATGGCCGAGATTCAAGCCCTGTTGGAGAAGCCATAATCGGTTTCGCCGCGAAACCAAGCATCGGATCAAAAAGACGCTGTGGGTTTAACGTTCATAAGCGCGATATTAGTAATTTATTAACAATTTCGATGAATGCATGACGGCGTGTAAATTTCGGATTTGGATATAATGCAGCAACCGTCCAGTGACACAAATGTTAGGGCCGGTTGGCGCGGCTATTTGCCAACTTTGTACGTGGTGATGGCGATGATCACCGCCGGGCTGTTTGCAGACCAGCAACATTTGCGCATCGAACAACAGAACGAACGCGAACGTGTGCGCACACAGGTTGCACGATTGAGCACCTCTATTGAGAGCAGTTTGAACGCCCCAATCCAAGCGGGATATGGGTTGGTTTCTACATTGTCCGTAGAACCCAATATCGGTCAACGTCGGTTTGAATGGTTGAGCGCGCGGGTATTTGATCATCTGGATATGGTGATCAATGTCGGTGCGGCGAAAGACATGGTCGTGAATCTGGTTTATCCATTCGAAGAAAATCAATCGGCCATTGGGCTGGATTACAACCAAAATGACGCCCAGCGACAGGATGCGTTCCATGTGCGCGACACGGGTGAATTTATGCTTGTCGGCCCTGTGAACCTTGTTCAAGGGGGGTCTGCCTTTATTGGGCGCTACCCCGTCTTTGCCACCCAGGACGACACTCATGCCTTTTGGGGGTTGCTGTCCTTTGTGATCGATATCCCCAGCCTGTACGCGCAATCGGGTCTGACCGATCCTGATTTAGGGCTAGAGGTGGCCTTGGTCGGGGATCGCAGCACTGGCAAAGATCCGTTTTTCGGGGACTTTGATGTTTTGCGGGATGATCCGGTTTCAACCAGCGTTTTGTTCCGAAATGGGTTCTGGGAATTATACGCCCGCCCGATCGGCGGATGGGGCAGCACGGTCCATGTCGCGCGTTTTCAGGTCTTGATCACCTTAGTTGTGGGGGCGGTTTGTGCGTTGGCGTTTATGACCAACCGGATGTCGTTGCAGCGACAGGCAACGATCCTGACGCTTCAGCGGCGCGAACAGCAGCTAGAAGAGGCCCGCAGCGAGGTTGAGGTACTGGCCCTGCATGATCACCTGACAGGGCTGCCAAATCGCCGCTATTTGGATCGAAAACTGCGGCAAATGTCAGATGCCGATTTTCCGGGGCTTATTCAGATGGATTTGGACGGCTTTAAGGGCGTGAACGATTCCATGGGGCATTCGGTCGGCGATCAATTGTTGGTGCAGGTGGCAGATCGCCTAAAAGACGCAGCTGGCAGTGACACGTTTTTGGCGCGCAGTGGCGGGGATGAATTCGTGGTTTTGTGTTTGCCCAGAGCGGGTGATGATCAAACCGCATCCGAACGATTAGAAGACACCGCCAAACGGCTGATCGATTGTGTGCAACCGCCGTTTTCGGCCGGTAAGATGAAGCATCGGATTGGTCTGTCAGCGGGCATTCATGACGTAGGGCAGGGCGGGGATTTGACCCCGGATGAATGGCTGACACAGGCGGATCACGCGATGTATCGGGCCAAACAACACGGGCGCAACCGCTATCTGTTTTCCAAACAGAAAGAGACCGTCGCCAGCCCGGTTTTGTATCGCAATGATGAACTGCTAGAGGCTGTGAGCGCGGGGCAGATTATCCCTTATTACCAGCCGCAGTTTTCCCGCGACGGACGCCAGGTGGTCGGCGTAGAGGCGCTGGCGCGCTGGCAACATCCGCATTTGGGCATCGTGAGTCCGAAAGGGTTCATGGGGCAGGCGCATAGTTTGAAGATCGAAAACGATTTGGATCAGTGCATCCTGGAACGCGCCACGATGGATCTGGCGCATTGGGATGATCTGGGCCTGAACGTGCCGCAGATTTCGGTGAATGTTTCGTTTCGTCGGCTGAACGACCCCAATTTGATGGACATGGTGGATGCCACGGGCATCGACCCGTCACGGATCGCGTTTGAGCTGTTGGAATCTATCTTTTTGGATGATCAGAACAGCCGGTTGACCAACAATGTCGAAGCGTTGAAAGAGCGCGGGTTTCGGATTGAGATTGACGATTTTGGAACCGGCTATTCGTCGGTCACCAGTTTGCTGCGGCTGCGGCCTCATTGTTTCAAAATCGATCGATCGCTGGTTCAGGCCGCGCCTGCGTCACGTGAATATCGCAGGTTGCTGGCGACGATTACCGAAATGGGGCATGCTCTGAATATTGAGGTTTGCGCGGAAGGTATTGAAACCCAAGAACAATTTCGCACGGCCCGCGCGGTTGGCTGTACGATGATGCAAGGCTATCTTTTGTCCCGCCCAATGAGCGCTGACGCATTGCAAAGCTTTTTGGCGGGCGAAGAATACCTGCGCAAAGGCCCGATGGCTGGATAGGTCGCAATCGGGCGGGCTGGGGCATTATTCAGGGATGATGGCGCCCGGGGCGGCGATGACGCGCCCGGCCAAATCATGACCGGCTTGCATGGCTTGGCCAGAACTTTGACCCAGAGCAATCGCCGCCAGATATCCGGCGTTGAAACTGTCCCCGGCGGCGGTGGTGTCCACAACGTTAATTTTGACGTTTGAGGGTTCAAAAACATGCTCGCCTGCCAGATCAAGCGGTCCTTCGGGGCCGCGTTTCATCGCGCCACGGGTGACATTCCAACCTTTTAATCGGGCCGCAACGGCATCTGCATTTGCATCGGAAAACAAGGCCTGTTCGTCATCGACAGAAGGCAGCGCAATATCCGCCAGACGCCACATCTTCGCGTTGACGTCCCGGGCGGTTTGCGCATTTTCCCACAGGCGCGGGCGATAATTGCTGTCATAGACAATGGTGCCGCCCGCTGCGCTGAAATTCTGGGCCCAGCGGATCACCGCATCCCGGATCTCTGCGGGCAAAATGGCGATGGAAATCCCGGTAAACAGCACCATATCAAACCCGTCCAGATCGCGAAACGACACTGTGCCACCGGGTGAAAACAGCTGACGCGCCGCCGCGGCGGACCGCCAATAGCTGAAACTGCGTTCGCCGTTTTCATCCGTGTCGATGGCATACAGGCCGGGCATTTGCCCATCGCGTTGCTCAACCAGCGATGCATCAATTCCGTGCCGGTTGATTTCGTCCAGAATGCGATCCGAATAGGGGTCCGTGCCCAACGCCGTCACATACGCCACCGACACGTCACTGCCGCGCAACGCACGCGCAAGGTAAACGGCGGTGTTAAAGGTGTCTCCGGCCACGCCGACGCGGGCGGAGCCGTCGGGTTTTGCGATCAGCTCGATCATGACTTCGCCAATGCAGGCGATGCGGCGGATGGGCCGTTTGGCGGTCATTTAAAAATCTCCAAGAGTTTGGCGCGACGGATCCCAAATTCAGCGGGCTGGGGGCGTCTGTTGGTCAGGGTCCCCGGGCGCAAGTGCAGCACCGTAGATGCCATGATTTGATCTGCTGCTCTGCCGGTCATGTGGTGTTCTTTGTGCGGGTGGAATTGGGTTTTTTGTATGACGAAACAATCGCCACAGGCAAGCTGATTGACAAAACCCCCAATTTGGTAGGGCCAAAGGCGGACCCCACGCCCAAAACAGGCATGGGGTTTAGGGATTAATCCAGATCATCCGGCAGAAGGCCGGCGGGCAAATTCTGATAGCTGACGGGGCGCAGGAACCGGCGGATCGACAAGGTGCCAACAGAGGTCGCGCCAAAGTTGGTCGAGGCCGGGTAGGGGCCGCCATGCACCATCGCGTCACAGACCTCCACCCCGGTGGGAAACCCGTTGGCCAAAACACGCCCCGCTTTGCGTTCCAGGATCGGCAGCAAGGCGCGCGCGGTGGTGGTGTCGTCTTCGTCCAGATGCAGCGTGCAGGTCAATTGCCCGACCATCGCATGGGCGACGTCGAACATTTCCGCCTCTGAGGTGACGGTGATGACCATGGCCAACGGGCCGAACACCTCTTCTTGTAGGGTGGGGTTGGCCAGCCATGTCTGGGCGGTGGCTTTGAACAGATACGGCGTGGCGCTGCGTGCGTCACAGGTCGATGTCATGACCTGTTCGACATGGTCCGCGCCGGTGAATTGGTCACGCCCGTGATGAAACGCCTGCGCAATGCCGGATGTCAGCATGGTCTGGGCGCCGACCTGTTCCAACGCCTGTGCGGTGGCGGCGACAAAGGCGTCTGCCGCGTCGCCGTCAAACAGGATGGCGATGCCGGGATTGGTGCAGAACTGGCCCGCGCCCATGGTCAATGACGCAGCCCAGCCCGTGGCCAGATCCGCGCCTTTGTTCGCCAGCGCGCCGGGCAGCATAAACATCGGATTGACGCTGCCCAATTCGCCGAAAAACGGGATCGGTTCGGGACGCGATGCACAGAGGTCAAACAGCGCACGACCCCCGCCCAGTGATCCGGTAAAGCCCACGGCCTTGATCAATGGATGTTGCACAACGGCCTGACCCACGGCGCGATTGCCGCCTTGGATTTGGCTGAACACGCCGGGGTGGATGTCACAGGATTTAATAGCGGCATCAATGGCTTGGGCAACCAGATCAGACACGCCGGGATGGGCGGAATGGCCTTTGACCACCACAGGGCAACCGGCGGCCAATGCGGCGGCGGTGTCGCCCCCAGCGGTGGAAAAGGCCAGCGGAAAGTTGGACGCGCCAAACACGGCGACGGGACCGATGGGGCGTTGCATCAGGCGAATGTCGGGCCGGGGCAGGGGCGCGCGATCGGGCAGGGCGGCATTATAACGTCGGTCCAGATAATCGCCAGATTCGATGTGATCCGCGAACAGGTTCAGCTGTCCGGTGGTGCGGCCGCGTTCGCCGTTCAGGCGGGCCTCTGGCAGGCCGGTTTCTTTGGTGCCTTGGGCGGTGATGGCTGCGCCACGCCGGTCGATTTCATGGGCAATGGCGCGCAAAAATGCCGCGCGTTTGGTGCGGGGCAGGGCGGAATAGGACCAAAATGCCTGTTCGGCGGCCTGCGCGGCGCGGTCGACCAAATCGGGGGTTCCGGTGGCAAAATGATCCACGTCCCCAAAGGCAGGTTCGTTGGCAAAAGTTGCCTCTGCGCCGACCCATTGGCCTGCGATCAGGTGTTTGCCCATGAGGGGGATGGTCGCGACTTTGGGGTCCAGCAAATCTGAATGTGTCATGGTGGCTACTTTCGTCAAAAGGGAAGTGTGAGGCCGGTATGTCAAACCAACAAAGCGCGTCCCGACAGACGGGCCGCGCGATGTGGCTGGGGGCGACCGGCGGATCCTGTGCCGGTCGCCATATTTCGGCATTTATGAGAACAACATGCCGCCATTGATGTCGACATTGGCACCGGTGACAAAGGACGCTTCGTCAGAGGCAAGGAACACCGCGGCTTTGGCCACTTCTTGGGATGTGCCTTCGCGTTTCAGCGGGGTGATGTTGGCCACATGGGTGCGCACTTCGTCTTTGGTAAAGATGTTGTGGAAATCCGTGTCGATCATGCCGGGGCACAGGGAATTGACGCGGATTTTTGGGCCCAGCTCTTTGGCCAGGCCGCGGGTCAATGTGATCATCGCACCCTTTGAGGCGCCATAGGCCGTGGCACCGGGCCCCCCCCCGTCACGGCCCGCCTGAGATGCCATGGACACAATCGACGATCCGTCGGTCATGTGGGGCAGGCATTCGCGCACGGCCAGCACAAATGAGGTCAGGTTCACATCCATCACTGCGTTCCAGTGATCCAATGTCATGTCTTCCATTTTCACGCGCGCCAGAATGCCGCCGGTGACGTGGATCAGCGTGTCGATCTGGCCAAAGTCAGCGACGGTTTTGGCAACCAATGCTTTGATGTCGGCCTCTTTGGTTAGATCACCCTGCATCGCAAAGGCATTGCCGCCCGCCGCTTTGATGTCTGCCACCGCAGATTCAGCACCTTCGGAGCTGGCGTGATAATTGATGGCAACATTGGCACCTTGGGCTGCCAGTTCCATCACACATGCGCGACCAATGTCACGACCGCCGCCCGTCACAATCGCTGTTTTACCTTTAAGTTTCATTGTCTTCTCCAGTTTGAATTAGGTTCGCCCGTTCACAAAATCGGGCGGTTATTCAGGTTAAATTGCGGTGCTGGCCAGTTTTTTCATGACCACTTTGAACGCGTTTTCATCGGCATCGGTGAAATACAGATCACAGTCGTAGCCCTGATCATCCATGAAGTGGAAAATCCGTTTTGGGGCGTTTTTGGGATAGGGGACCAGCAGGGTTGCGATGCGGTGGCGGCGCGATTTTGGATAGGTCACGCTGAGGAAGGACCCGATGGGCTGGTCTTTGATTTCGGCCATGTCGACACCGGGATAGCCTTTGGTCTGGCTGATCTGGGGCGTGCCGGATTCCGACCAGATGACCTGACCGTAAAACCCGGCCTTTTCGCCGGTCATGCGGAACGAATTTTCGCCCAGCTCAAAGCCGTGATTGGCGTGCAGCCGCCATTCGATGTCGATGTCTTGGCTGGCATCGATGCTGTCCACGATGATGAAATAGCTGTCGCGGACAAAATAGACTTCGCGTTCCACGGACGTGACTTCTGGGGATACCAGTTTGTAGGCCGGGGTGGCGTCGCCTTTGATATAGATGTGATCGTCGTGTTGCTGGGCGGCTTTGATCGTGCCGACCGATTGCATTTGCATGGCTTTGTCGCGGCCCGCATATTGGCCCTGCCCATTGATCAGGATCGCGTTTTTTGATTTGGTCTGTTTGCGCCAATCCTGATGCATCGAGCTGTTGAACGACACGTAATAACCCGATTGCACGGCCAGATCTTCGCCATAGGCGGACAGGCAAAACGCGTTTTGATCTCCGTGGCTGTGGCTGATCGCCCCAAAGGGGGACGCCTTCATCACGAATTGAATATGCTGGTCGGGATCATCCAGACGAAGCTGGATCGCAGCCCATCCGATCCCTTTGAAAAACCGCAATTTGTCGATGTCAGACGGGGCAACTGCGTCAATCACCGGCCAATCGGTGCGATACAGCATTTCGTCAAAATTCAGGTCCCACCAGCCGTAATTGTAAAACGCCATTTCGGTGCCGGGATCGTTGCGTTTGATTTCGTCGTAATACCATTGATAGGCGCCATTGCCGGTCACACCCGCAAATTGACGCAGGTTATAGCCGATTTTCAGGCAGGGCAGATCGCCCATGGTGCTGTCATCGCCAAAGGTGGCACGGCGTGTATCGGGCGCTTTGGTATAAAGCGGCATGTCGCCGGTTTTCTGGAAAAAGGGCCGGTCATACAGGTTCAGCCCGGTGTACAATTTCAGCAGGTTCGCGGCTTCGGTCAGGTAGGCCAT
This genomic interval from Aestuariibius sp. HNIBRBA575 contains the following:
- a CDS encoding SDR family NAD(P)-dependent oxidoreductase encodes the protein MKLKGKTAIVTGGGRDIGRACVMELAAQGANVAINYHASSEGAESAVADIKAAGGNAFAMQGDLTKEADIKALVAKTVADFGQIDTLIHVTGGILARVKMEDMTLDHWNAVMDVNLTSFVLAVRECLPHMTDGSSIVSMASQAGRDGGGPGATAYGASKGAMITLTRGLAKELGPKIRVNSLCPGMIDTDFHNIFTKDEVRTHVANITPLKREGTSQEVAKAAVFLASDEASFVTGANVDINGGMLFS
- a CDS encoding DUF4962 domain-containing protein, whose amino-acid sequence is MATTTSTLAYLDEPRAGRLNIQYAPDGGSVVENPPRFMWLPVVEDEASYVLRVSPDPEYPAAKTQVFSDIPLNFHTPDAAFEPGQYHWSYAVWDAQSGAPKTDWSTSRSFDVAADLPVIPLPDRQARYADADGAHPRLWLGPKGLKKFKSAVAKDADHCTWSTFYEKSVLPWMDRPVMGEPAGYPDHKRVASIWRQTYIDCQELIYAIRHLAIGGHVTDNPDMVARAKEWLLEVASWDPAGTTSRGYTDEWAFRVTDALAWGYDWLYHDLTQDERDMVRASLLIRTREIADHIIKHANIHLFPYDSHAVRAVYAVLIPASIALLNEEPEARDWLDYSIEFLFTVYSPWGDTDGGWAEGPHYWMTGMAYLTEAANLLKLYTGLNLYDRPFFQKTGDMPLYTKAPDTRRATFGDDSTMGDLPCLKIGYNLRQFAGVTGNGAYQWYYDEIKRNDPGTEMAFYNYGWWDLNFDEMLYRTDWPVIDAVAPSDIDKLRFFKGIGWAAIQLRLDDPDQHIQFVMKASPFGAISHSHGDQNAFCLSAYGEDLAVQSGYYVSFNSSMHQDWRKQTKSKNAILINGQGQYAGRDKAMQMQSVGTIKAAQQHDDHIYIKGDATPAYKLVSPEVTSVEREVYFVRDSYFIIVDSIDASQDIDIEWRLHANHGFELGENSFRMTGEKAGFYGQVIWSESGTPQISQTKGYPGVDMAEIKDQPIGSFLSVTYPKSRRHRIATLLVPYPKNAPKRIFHFMDDQGYDCDLYFTDADENAFKVVMKKLASTAI
- a CDS encoding aldehyde dehydrogenase (NADP(+)), which translates into the protein MTHSDLLDPKVATIPLMGKHLIAGQWVGAEATFANEPAFGDVDHFATGTPDLVDRAAQAAEQAFWSYSALPRTKRAAFLRAIAHEIDRRGAAITAQGTKETGLPEARLNGERGRTTGQLNLFADHIESGDYLDRRYNAALPDRAPLPRPDIRLMQRPIGPVAVFGASNFPLAFSTAGGDTAAALAAGCPVVVKGHSAHPGVSDLVAQAIDAAIKSCDIHPGVFSQIQGGNRAVGQAVVQHPLIKAVGFTGSLGGGRALFDLCASRPEPIPFFGELGSVNPMFMLPGALANKGADLATGWAASLTMGAGQFCTNPGIAILFDGDAADAFVAATAQALEQVGAQTMLTSGIAQAFHHGRDQFTGADHVEQVMTSTCDARSATPYLFKATAQTWLANPTLQEEVFGPLAMVITVTSEAEMFDVAHAMVGQLTCTLHLDEDDTTTARALLPILERKAGRVLANGFPTGVEVCDAMVHGGPYPASTNFGATSVGTLSIRRFLRPVSYQNLPAGLLPDDLD
- a CDS encoding ParB/RepB/Spo0J family partition protein, which produces MAKRRKLETPSADDLNRIEEEFRRETTSRGMVAPITQVAADSAAHLETGSVEDRAEQARHKQDSERLKQAQTDGLLMTEIPLDVINADAMIRDRSLLDEGEMQELCTSIAAQGLRLPIEVFELPENAGSETQFGLVSGYRRLMAFRMLLDLSGQSKYQTIRAIIRPRKEADESFAAMVEENEIRANLSHFERGRIAVIAAQQGAFVNTEAAINTLFASASKAKRSKVRSFAMIFEELGDLLSYPEALTEKRGLRLAAALRIGAESELREALAREAEDPENEWALVEPAVLKTELQPKVNSRGGRPSRPKSSPVKWQKSSPLRTSSGITIRRGEDADGHVLRLEGQGLSADLMESLMAEIQALLEKP
- a CDS encoding EAL domain-containing protein — its product is MQQPSSDTNVRAGWRGYLPTLYVVMAMITAGLFADQQHLRIEQQNERERVRTQVARLSTSIESSLNAPIQAGYGLVSTLSVEPNIGQRRFEWLSARVFDHLDMVINVGAAKDMVVNLVYPFEENQSAIGLDYNQNDAQRQDAFHVRDTGEFMLVGPVNLVQGGSAFIGRYPVFATQDDTHAFWGLLSFVIDIPSLYAQSGLTDPDLGLEVALVGDRSTGKDPFFGDFDVLRDDPVSTSVLFRNGFWELYARPIGGWGSTVHVARFQVLITLVVGAVCALAFMTNRMSLQRQATILTLQRREQQLEEARSEVEVLALHDHLTGLPNRRYLDRKLRQMSDADFPGLIQMDLDGFKGVNDSMGHSVGDQLLVQVADRLKDAAGSDTFLARSGGDEFVVLCLPRAGDDQTASERLEDTAKRLIDCVQPPFSAGKMKHRIGLSAGIHDVGQGGDLTPDEWLTQADHAMYRAKQHGRNRYLFSKQKETVASPVLYRNDELLEAVSAGQIIPYYQPQFSRDGRQVVGVEALARWQHPHLGIVSPKGFMGQAHSLKIENDLDQCILERATMDLAHWDDLGLNVPQISVNVSFRRLNDPNLMDMVDATGIDPSRIAFELLESIFLDDQNSRLTNNVEALKERGFRIEIDDFGTGYSSVTSLLRLRPHCFKIDRSLVQAAPASREYRRLLATITEMGHALNIEVCAEGIETQEQFRTARAVGCTMMQGYLLSRPMSADALQSFLAGEEYLRKGPMAG
- a CDS encoding AAA family ATPase, whose translation is MTSSKEPLPPYFNIDPAKAAEKLSDPIDTARFAKAAAFAARGREDLAKRGYSPDGEKRLRRFSTWEVCKYLIPLAPAHFRRVLKKNPDLPQGVGEGNSKWYSLEDVLKLRTFFAAEGSADKEYLPWRPKGLPAKVIAVSNFKGGTSKTTTTAHLAMSAALDGYKVLVIDLDSQGSLTSIMGGKVDDEWSTAFPLIAKDYAQALQAENAVRAAAGEAPLPFDETLTESLQTSARDIIQSTHWPNIDLLGAQLNLYWAEFQIPVWRMGLRSWPLWDALTNALSNETILDDYDIIFLDTPPALGYLTINALAAADILLVPLGASFLEFDSTGRFFDMLYSTFASVEDGENAARRRSGLPEVKFEWDAVRALITRFDASQQTDLANVIQAYFGDFTTTYRQEMTAMVGQAGEQVNGIYEADYREFNRDTYVRGRETFDRTWAEVKEIVLGTWWRDLKMQEEDGSNG
- a CDS encoding sugar kinase produces the protein MTAKRPIRRIACIGEVMIELIAKPDGSARVGVAGDTFNTAVYLARALRGSDVSVAYVTALGTDPYSDRILDEINRHGIDASLVEQRDGQMPGLYAIDTDENGERSFSYWRSAAAARQLFSPGGTVSFRDLDGFDMVLFTGISIAILPAEIRDAVIRWAQNFSAAGGTIVYDSNYRPRLWENAQTARDVNAKMWRLADIALPSVDDEQALFSDANADAVAARLKGWNVTRGAMKRGPEGPLDLAGEHVFEPSNVKINVVDTTAAGDSFNAGYLAAIALGQSSGQAMQAGHDLAGRVIAAPGAIIPE